A DNA window from Acidobacteriota bacterium contains the following coding sequences:
- a CDS encoding alkaline phosphatase family protein: MTRAGHGALVAIAVVAAIAVGACGSRAAVGRKVIVLGFDGLDYDLTRQMIAAGRLPGFAHLAATGGFSSLGTTIPPQSPVAWATFITGLDPGGHGIFDFVHRDPKTMLPYLSTTRTEPGGRALGVGRWQLPLSSGRVESLRRGQPFWEVLESRGVPTTIIRMPANFPPSGTATRELSGMGTPDLTGTYGTFAFYTSEPYAYVGQSLSGGVVHAVKVRNGQVRASLEGPENPFLKKPEKVRAEFTAHLDQANRHVKITVGADELLLAVGEWSDWVPISFSLAPTQSIGGEVRFYLKGLDPFFELYASPVNIDPMNPAMPVSHPGDYAAELAEATGRFYTQGMPEDTKGLKTGVLTEAEFLAQARLAADENRRQYRYVLDRFDDGLLFYYFGNVDQVSHMMWRARDPNHPAYNAVTDSPNASVVDELYRGLDAIVSDTLATLGPDDLLVVMSDHGFTSWRRAFHMNSWLRDHGYLALVDPNRRDDPGFFGNVDWSRTRAYAVGLNGLYLNLKGRERDGIVEPAEREALVSEIAAKLLGTMDPATGSAAISKMYRREDVFHLGGNEDIAPDLVVGYAKGTRGSDESALGGLPLDVLTDNTSAWSGDHCMDHETVPGILLSSRALQRPAATIHNLAAAILAEFGIDGFPGERRAKEY, translated from the coding sequence ATGACGCGCGCCGGCCATGGCGCGTTGGTGGCGATAGCGGTCGTCGCGGCAATCGCCGTGGGCGCGTGCGGCTCGCGCGCGGCGGTGGGCCGCAAGGTGATCGTGCTGGGCTTCGACGGTCTCGATTACGACCTGACCCGCCAGATGATCGCCGCCGGCCGCTTGCCCGGGTTCGCGCACCTCGCCGCGACCGGCGGCTTCTCGTCGCTCGGTACTACCATTCCCCCGCAAAGCCCGGTGGCGTGGGCCACCTTCATCACCGGTCTCGATCCCGGCGGGCACGGCATTTTCGACTTCGTGCATCGCGATCCCAAGACAATGCTGCCGTACCTGTCGACGACGCGGACGGAGCCGGGCGGCCGGGCGCTCGGCGTCGGCCGATGGCAGCTGCCGCTGTCGAGCGGTCGCGTAGAATCACTGCGCCGCGGTCAGCCGTTCTGGGAGGTCCTCGAGTCGCGTGGCGTGCCCACTACGATCATCCGCATGCCGGCCAATTTCCCCCCGTCTGGCACGGCGACGCGCGAGCTGAGCGGCATGGGCACGCCGGATCTGACCGGCACCTACGGCACGTTCGCGTTCTACACCTCCGAGCCGTATGCCTATGTTGGCCAGTCACTGTCCGGCGGCGTCGTGCATGCGGTCAAGGTCCGGAACGGCCAGGTACGGGCGTCGCTCGAAGGGCCCGAGAATCCGTTCCTGAAGAAACCGGAGAAGGTGCGCGCCGAGTTCACGGCGCACCTCGACCAGGCCAACCGTCACGTCAAGATCACCGTTGGCGCCGACGAGCTCCTGCTGGCCGTGGGCGAATGGAGCGACTGGGTGCCGATCAGCTTTTCGCTCGCGCCGACGCAGTCGATTGGCGGCGAGGTCCGCTTCTACCTGAAGGGTCTCGATCCGTTCTTCGAGCTGTATGCCAGCCCGGTCAATATCGATCCCATGAATCCGGCCATGCCGGTGTCGCATCCAGGCGATTACGCCGCGGAGTTGGCGGAGGCCACCGGGCGTTTCTACACGCAGGGCATGCCCGAAGACACCAAGGGCCTGAAGACCGGCGTGCTCACCGAGGCCGAGTTCCTCGCCCAGGCGCGCCTGGCCGCCGACGAGAACCGGCGGCAGTATCGCTACGTGCTCGACCGGTTTGACGACGGCCTGCTGTTTTACTATTTCGGCAACGTCGACCAGGTGTCGCACATGATGTGGCGCGCACGGGATCCGAATCACCCTGCGTACAATGCCGTGACCGACAGTCCCAACGCGAGCGTGGTCGACGAGCTCTACCGGGGCCTCGATGCCATCGTCAGCGACACGCTCGCGACGCTCGGACCCGACGATCTGCTGGTGGTGATGTCGGACCATGGCTTCACGTCCTGGCGCCGCGCGTTCCACATGAACAGCTGGCTGCGCGACCACGGCTACCTGGCGTTGGTCGATCCCAACCGGCGCGACGACCCGGGGTTCTTCGGCAACGTCGACTGGTCCCGCACGCGCGCCTATGCGGTCGGCCTGAACGGCTTGTATTTGAACCTCAAGGGCCGCGAGCGGGACGGCATCGTCGAACCGGCCGAACGCGAGGCCCTGGTGAGCGAGATTGCGGCGAAGCTACTCGGCACGATGGACCCGGCGACCGGGAGCGCGGCCATCTCCAAGATGTACCGGCGCGAAGACGTGTTTCATCTGGGGGGCAACGAGGACATCGCGCCCGACCTGGTGGTGGGATACGCGAAGGGCACGCGTGGGTCCGACGAGTCGGCGCTGGGCGGCCTGCCGCTGGACGTCTTAACGGACAACACGAGCGCGTGGAGCGGTGATCACTGCATGGATCACGAAACGGTCCCCGGGATCCTGCTGAGTAGCCGGGCGCTCCAGCGTCCGGCGGCGACGATTCATAACCTGGCGGCGGCGATTCTCGCGGAGTTCGGGATCGACGGGTTTCCCGGGGAGCGCCGCGCCAAGGAGTACTGA
- a CDS encoding amidohydrolase: protein MRWQLVPIHRVGLAVALCSVVAWHGQLAPHAQAPAPADMVLINGSVLTVDARDSVAQAVAIAGGKIVAVGTTDRIKALVGAATEVIDLRGRAVTPGLIDSHVHFTEADALFTVDLSDTAVKTIGEVQKRVAAQVAKLKPGEWVRGRGWDEGKYAEQRYITAADLDAVAPNNPVWLMHTTGHYGVANSYAMKMAEVRKESTDPPAGTIDRTADGMPTGVMKEAAMGLVSRLVPPLTRDQQKQGLIRIIEDFNKEGMTGAKDPGIGEGKWELYQELLREGRLTVRVFALWSGARRLEERAAVMARVRANPRQAGLAGDAMLISGGVKMFMDGSGGARTAWMYDDWNKNLVDTDTGNPGYPSTPPDQYRQIATELHDAGVHVSTHAIGDRAIDWVIDTYDRALQAKPTRGLRHGLIHGNIPTDRAIDTMARLQRDYDAGYPEASSTFMWWIGDTYAGNFGRLRNQRLNPFQTYLRKGVQWGGGSDYSVTPFAARYGLWAAVARETLNATYGATPFGTSESVDIKTALRSYTIWAARTMFLEDRIGSIEVGKDADLAVWDRNPYEVATAALKDMRCELTLVRGKVVYRGASR, encoded by the coding sequence ATGCGCTGGCAACTGGTTCCGATTCACCGCGTTGGTCTGGCAGTCGCGTTGTGTTCGGTGGTGGCCTGGCACGGCCAACTGGCCCCTCACGCGCAGGCTCCGGCGCCGGCCGACATGGTTCTCATCAACGGCAGCGTCCTCACCGTAGATGCCCGCGACTCCGTGGCCCAGGCCGTGGCGATCGCCGGCGGCAAGATCGTCGCCGTCGGCACGACCGATCGCATCAAGGCCCTGGTTGGCGCCGCCACCGAAGTCATTGACCTGCGCGGCCGGGCGGTGACACCGGGCCTGATCGACAGCCACGTCCATTTCACCGAGGCCGATGCCCTGTTCACCGTGGACCTGAGCGACACGGCGGTCAAGACGATCGGCGAGGTCCAAAAGCGCGTGGCGGCGCAGGTAGCGAAGCTCAAGCCAGGCGAGTGGGTCAGGGGCCGCGGATGGGACGAGGGGAAATACGCCGAACAGCGCTACATCACCGCCGCCGACCTTGATGCCGTCGCCCCGAACAACCCGGTGTGGCTGATGCACACGACGGGGCACTACGGCGTGGCCAATAGCTACGCCATGAAGATGGCCGAGGTCCGGAAGGAATCGACGGATCCGCCGGCCGGCACCATCGATCGCACCGCCGACGGCATGCCGACCGGCGTGATGAAGGAAGCGGCGATGGGCCTGGTGAGCCGGCTGGTGCCACCGCTGACGCGCGATCAGCAGAAGCAGGGGCTGATCAGGATCATCGAGGACTTCAACAAGGAAGGCATGACCGGCGCGAAGGATCCGGGCATCGGCGAAGGCAAGTGGGAGTTGTACCAGGAGCTGTTGCGGGAGGGCCGGCTCACCGTCCGCGTCTTCGCCTTGTGGTCCGGCGCACGCCGCCTCGAGGAACGCGCGGCGGTCATGGCGCGCGTCCGCGCCAACCCGCGGCAGGCCGGCCTGGCCGGCGACGCCATGCTGATCTCAGGCGGCGTCAAGATGTTCATGGATGGCAGCGGCGGTGCCCGGACGGCGTGGATGTACGACGACTGGAACAAGAACCTCGTCGACACTGACACGGGCAATCCGGGCTATCCGTCAACGCCGCCGGATCAGTATCGACAAATCGCCACTGAGCTGCACGATGCGGGCGTGCATGTCAGCACCCACGCGATTGGCGATCGCGCGATCGACTGGGTGATCGACACCTACGACCGCGCGCTGCAAGCCAAACCCACGCGCGGCCTGCGCCATGGCCTCATTCACGGCAACATCCCCACCGATCGCGCGATCGACACCATGGCCCGCCTGCAGCGGGACTACGACGCCGGCTACCCCGAAGCCTCGTCCACGTTCATGTGGTGGATTGGCGACACTTACGCCGGCAATTTCGGACGGCTGCGCAATCAGCGGCTCAACCCGTTCCAGACCTACTTGCGGAAGGGCGTGCAGTGGGGCGGCGGTTCCGACTACTCGGTCACGCCGTTCGCCGCCCGGTATGGCCTGTGGGCAGCAGTCGCCCGCGAAACGTTGAACGCCACCTACGGGGCGACGCCCTTTGGTACGTCGGAGTCGGTCGACATCAAGACGGCGCTGCGTTCGTACACCATCTGGGCGGCGCGGACGATGTTCCTGGAAGACCGCATCGGGTCGATCGAGGTGGGCAAGGACGCCGACCTCGCGGTGTGGGATCGTAACCCGTACGAGGTTGCCACCGCGGCGCTCAAGGACATGCGGTGCGAGCTGACGCTGGTGCGGGGCAAGGTCGTCTATCGCGGGGCATCACGCTGA
- a CDS encoding nitronate monooxygenase, giving the protein MRADAGAGQGRLSRGITLSTTITTRLTESLGCRHPIISAGMGGPARSELAAAVSEAGGFGLLGMVGESPELIVREIADVRRRTARPFGVNLVPFATAPALLANQLAACFDAHVPAMCFFWDVHPAIVDQAKNAGCLVLYQVGSLEDAVLAQAAGADVVIVQGVEAGGHVRGHLPLSVLLARVVEKLTIPIVASGGIADGRGLAAALESGAHGVQCGTLFLASTESFAHDYHKQRIVAAGPGDTVHTDLFAIGWPPHAPVRVLKNSVTAAAGETLWGYHPDQLPRDVIGDDDGRPVYRCGTDSPLRSTTGDFEQMCLYAGKSSAHVAGIHPAAAIVDAMMRDATAALRGADARAARPAR; this is encoded by the coding sequence GTGCGAGCTGACGCTGGTGCGGGGCAAGGTCGTCTATCGCGGGGCATCACGCTGAGCACCACGATCACGACCCGGCTGACAGAGTCGCTGGGCTGCCGCCACCCGATCATCTCGGCCGGCATGGGCGGCCCGGCGCGGTCGGAACTGGCGGCCGCGGTATCCGAGGCGGGCGGCTTTGGGCTGCTCGGCATGGTCGGCGAATCGCCCGAGCTCATCGTCCGGGAAATCGCCGACGTGAGACGCCGCACCGCTCGGCCCTTCGGCGTCAATCTCGTCCCGTTCGCCACGGCTCCCGCATTGCTGGCCAACCAGCTGGCCGCCTGTTTCGACGCCCACGTTCCTGCCATGTGCTTCTTCTGGGATGTGCATCCCGCCATCGTCGACCAGGCGAAGAACGCGGGATGCCTGGTGCTTTATCAAGTGGGATCGCTCGAGGATGCGGTCCTGGCGCAGGCCGCCGGCGCCGACGTGGTGATCGTGCAGGGCGTCGAGGCGGGCGGCCACGTGCGCGGCCACCTGCCGCTGTCGGTCCTCCTGGCGCGGGTGGTCGAGAAGCTCACGATCCCGATCGTGGCTTCCGGCGGCATTGCCGATGGGCGCGGCCTGGCCGCCGCCCTGGAGTCGGGCGCCCACGGCGTGCAGTGCGGCACGCTCTTCCTGGCGAGTACTGAGTCGTTCGCCCACGACTATCACAAGCAGCGGATCGTGGCGGCCGGGCCTGGCGACACGGTGCACACGGACCTGTTTGCCATCGGCTGGCCACCGCATGCGCCAGTGCGCGTGTTGAAGAACAGCGTGACCGCGGCCGCGGGAGAAACGCTGTGGGGCTATCATCCGGACCAGTTGCCGCGCGACGTGATCGGCGACGACGACGGACGGCCGGTCTACCGGTGCGGCACTGATTCGCCCTTGCGATCGACGACTGGAGATTTCGAGCAGATGTGCCTGTACGCCGGCAAGAGCTCCGCACACGTTGCTGGAATTCACCCGGCCGCGGCCATCGTCGACGCCATGATGCGCGATGCCACCGCCGCCCTTCGCGGCGCCGACGCGCGAGCGGCAAGGCCCGCCCGCTAG
- a CDS encoding amidohydrolase — MRVRAASGVCLALLAFATASCRAAPSPAGGEVADLMIVNGRVFTADEQGTMAQAVAVAGNKILRVGTDQDLAALRGPGTRVIDAHGASVTPGFNDSHVHFLSGGESLGDVDLAGLTTLPQVQNAIRDFATAKPDVAWVKGRGWLYSPFPGGTPTKAQLDAVVADRPAVMTCYDGHSIWVNSKALAMAGITKDTPNPPNGVVVKDPKTGEPTGHLKESATDLVTGIMPKATAEDRRAALRTAVAHAHRFGVTSVQNAGGDPGEMALYDEARQAGELQVRTYLAFSAQAGTTEADLDRMEEVRKQFGDDPALKTGAVKIYADGVIESRTAALLAPYSNSRDAGSPNLSADELNRLVTMIDKRGWQIWIHAIGDRAIRMSLDALERATAANPAPASGRRHRLEHIETIDAADIPRFARLGVIASQQPMHVPLGDMNSAHPSGPWPDNIGPDRASRAWAWKSIQDAGGRLTFGSDWPVAPLSPGQGIWVAAARTGPSNAVDQKLPVRDVISGYTRWPAYASFEERRKGTLAPGMLADLVVLSADLLARPPATATDVVVETTIFDGQVVYQKPK; from the coding sequence ATGAGGGTTCGTGCGGCGTCCGGGGTCTGCCTCGCATTGCTGGCGTTCGCGACCGCGTCCTGTCGTGCCGCACCGTCGCCGGCCGGGGGAGAAGTCGCGGACCTGATGATCGTGAACGGCCGGGTGTTCACCGCCGACGAGCAGGGCACGATGGCGCAGGCCGTGGCCGTCGCCGGCAACAAGATCCTCCGCGTCGGAACCGACCAGGACCTGGCGGCGCTGCGTGGACCTGGCACCCGCGTCATCGACGCGCACGGCGCCAGCGTCACGCCCGGGTTCAACGATTCGCACGTGCACTTCCTGAGCGGCGGTGAATCGCTGGGCGACGTCGACCTCGCCGGTCTGACGACCCTGCCGCAAGTACAGAACGCCATTCGTGATTTCGCCACCGCCAAGCCGGATGTCGCCTGGGTGAAGGGCCGTGGCTGGCTCTATTCGCCGTTCCCGGGCGGCACCCCGACGAAAGCCCAGCTTGATGCCGTCGTCGCCGACCGACCCGCGGTGATGACCTGCTACGACGGCCACAGCATCTGGGTGAACTCAAAAGCGCTGGCGATGGCCGGCATCACCAAGGACACACCGAATCCCCCCAATGGCGTGGTCGTCAAAGACCCGAAGACCGGCGAGCCCACGGGTCATCTGAAGGAATCGGCCACCGACCTCGTCACCGGAATCATGCCGAAGGCTACCGCCGAGGATCGGCGAGCGGCCCTGCGAACCGCCGTGGCGCACGCGCACCGTTTTGGCGTGACGAGCGTACAGAACGCGGGCGGCGATCCCGGCGAGATGGCGCTGTACGACGAGGCCCGGCAGGCTGGCGAACTGCAGGTCAGGACGTATCTGGCCTTCTCGGCGCAGGCGGGCACCACCGAAGCAGACCTCGATCGCATGGAGGAGGTCCGAAAGCAGTTCGGGGACGACCCGGCGTTGAAGACCGGCGCGGTCAAGATCTACGCCGACGGCGTGATCGAGAGCCGGACCGCGGCGTTGCTGGCGCCCTACTCGAACAGCCGCGACGCGGGCTCGCCGAACCTCTCAGCCGACGAACTGAATCGCCTGGTCACGATGATCGACAAGCGAGGCTGGCAGATCTGGATCCACGCGATTGGCGATCGGGCCATCCGCATGTCGCTTGATGCGCTCGAGCGCGCGACAGCGGCCAACCCGGCCCCAGCGAGCGGCCGGCGCCATCGCCTCGAACACATCGAGACAATTGATGCCGCCGACATCCCGCGGTTTGCGCGGCTGGGGGTGATCGCCTCCCAGCAGCCGATGCATGTGCCGCTCGGCGACATGAACTCCGCGCACCCCTCCGGCCCCTGGCCCGACAACATCGGTCCCGACCGTGCATCGCGCGCGTGGGCCTGGAAGAGCATTCAGGACGCCGGTGGCCGCCTGACGTTCGGCAGCGACTGGCCCGTGGCGCCGCTGTCGCCGGGACAGGGCATCTGGGTGGCGGCGGCGAGAACGGGGCCGTCCAACGCGGTCGATCAGAAACTGCCGGTGCGTGACGTGATCAGCGGCTATACGCGCTGGCCGGCATACGCGTCATTCGAGGAGCGGCGCAAGGGCACGCTGGCCCCGGGCATGCTGGCAGACCTGGTCGTGCTGTCCGCGGATCTCCTGGCCCGGCCGCCGGCGACGGCCACCGACGTCGTGGTGGAGACGACGATCTTCGACGGCCAGGTCGTGTACCAGAAGCCGAAGTAG